The sequence below is a genomic window from Halococcus salsus.
GACCGCGAGGAGTGGTTGGTGGTCGGCATCGACGGCTTACTGTTGATAGCCGCCTACCACGCCTTCCTGTTCGTCGGCGAGCAAGGGACGACCAGCGGTGCGTCGGCCATCGTCGTCAGCCTCTCACCGATACTGACCACCGTCTTCGCCAGGGCGTTCCTCCCCCACGAACGGCTCACCACCGTGGGGACCATCGGTCTCGTGCTTGGGTTCGTCGGCGTCGGCATCCTGAGCGACCCCGACCCGGGAAACCTCCTCGGGACGAGGACGGTCTCGCTCGGCTTCGTGTTCGTCGCGGCAGTGGCGTTCGCCCTGGGGAGCGTCCTCACCCAGCGGCTCGACACCGAGATGCCGGCCAGGACGATGGAGGGCTGGTCGATGGTCATCGGTGCCGGGCTGTTGCACGCGGCGAGCGCCGGCATCGGGGAATCGGTCGCCAGCGTCGACCTGACCCTCGAAGCTATCGGCGCGTTGGTCTTCCTCTCGGTCGTCTCCAGCGCCATCGGTTTCCTGATATACTTCGACCTGCTGAAGCGGCTCGGCTCGATAGAGATCAACCTGGTGTCCTATGCGGCCCCGGTCGTCGCCACGGCCACGGGATTCGTCTTCCTCTCCGAGACGCCGACCGCGCTCACGGTCGTCGGTTTCGGGTTCGTCTTCGGCGGGTTCGTGCTCCTGAAACGACGGACGATCCGGAACCAGATCGTTCGAAATCGGTCGTACGCGGACTGAGGGCTTCGAACCGCCGGAGGTCGTCGTACCCGTTCGGGCACGTCGAGTTGGTCGCCGCTATCGATAGGACGACCCTCTGAGATGTCCATCGCGGGGGCACCGACGACGATGGACGTCGTTCGACCGCTCACTCCGAGAACGCTTCGCGGAGCGCCGCGCGGTCCTCGGGGTCGAGGTCGGTCGCGAGGTCGGCGGTGAACGGGCTCTCGGCGAGCGTGGCGAACGCGCGCTCGGTCTTCTCCCGGATGCGCTCGACGGCCGCCTCGACCGTCTCGATCGAGGCGTCGCGCTCGTCGGCGATCGCCACCGGGTCGGTGCCCGCCGCGAGGGCGGCCGCGACCGCGCGCTCCTCGTGGCTGAGGATCGACTGGGTGGGGTCCTCGGTCATGCCCGATCCGGGAGGGCACGCGGTAAATGAGTGACTACCCGGGGACGATCAGCCGAGGGCTGCGACGGCGACCGTGTGGGGGCCGTGGTCGCCGTCGAGTTCGACCGACTCGACCACCCGGTCGGCGAGCGCCGCGCGCCACGCGTCCACCGCCGCGGTGTGGCGCTCGTGGTGGCGTTCGACGGTGTACTCGACCTCGGGGTCGTCCCGGAGGCGCTCCTCAGTCGCGTCGGGAGTCGGGTGGGGTGGAGCATCGACGAGACGTCCCGGGTCGATGTGGAGCGGTGTGAGGCTTCCCGCGTACTCTCCCTCGTGCTCGACGTGGATCCGCGCGCGCATCCGGGGGGTGAACGGCGGCGTCACCCGGAGCACCGTCCGCGGGCCGGCCGTGTGGTTGGCCTCGACCGCCGTCACGATGTCGTCCGTGTGGACCGCGATCGAGCGGATCGTGCGATAGTCGCCGTCGTCCGGCATTCCCGGCGGTACGCGGTCCGCGTTCCTAAACCATCCGGGCGAGGCCGCGAGGGTTTCAGAACGCTTTTGCTCGCGCCGAATCTTCTCGAAGGATATGGATCGACGAGGCTATCTCGCGCGGGTCGGGGCCGTGAGCATCGGCGGGTTCGCGCTGCTGGCGGGCTGTTCGGGGAACGGCGACGGGAGCGATGGAAACGGAAGCGGCAACGGGAGCGACCCGGGCGGCGGAACGCCCGCCGACGAGGAGAGCGGCGAGGACGGGACCGCGGCGAGCGGGGCGGACGGTGAGGACGGGTCGGCCGCGTCCACCTCGACCGCGGCGGAGGAGGAGGGAGAGATACTCACGACCGGTGACGAGGCGCTCGACACCGGGCAGGCTCCACCGAGCGTCACCGCGACCCAGTACGAGAACACCGCCACCGTCCCCGAGGTCGACGGGCTCGAAACCGGGCAAGCACCGAACGCGGGCGGGAACAACTCCAGTAGCTGAGGCGCACCACCGAGAACGGGGTTTTTCGTTGGAGAGCGGGTTACTGTTC
It includes:
- a CDS encoding DMT family transporter, producing MRFRNATLFVALSIAWGSAFTAIKAGLEFFPPVLFAAVRYDLAGVLMMAYVLLTTDHWLPRDREEWLVVGIDGLLLIAAYHAFLFVGEQGTTSGASAIVVSLSPILTTVFARAFLPHERLTTVGTIGLVLGFVGVGILSDPDPGNLLGTRTVSLGFVFVAAVAFALGSVLTQRLDTEMPARTMEGWSMVIGAGLLHAASAGIGESVASVDLTLEAIGALVFLSVVSSAIGFLIYFDLLKRLGSIEINLVSYAAPVVATATGFVFLSETPTALTVVGFGFVFGGFVLLKRRTIRNQIVRNRSYAD